A single region of the Mesotoga sp. BH458_6_3_2_1 genome encodes:
- a CDS encoding peptidylprolyl isomerase — MKKFILVFLVAVLSIALLGAEYAVRITKAGEPVSEEFWITKEDIQQAFEATIANAASQGIALDPYFDSYYVPSEIGLKTMIIPYIVDEKLIDYYAEENNLLPSDEEVDAETDAMMETYTSNPEVLQQIEAIYGSLEAFRLEMRSYVFATLKSELVQESVAPLNDEALAVYFEEFKTEIKTQFETIRARHILVSDEATATDLMNRIEGGEITFAEAALQYSIDSGTAVNGGDLGSLQKGQTVPEFEEAILSAPIGKLYGPVESEFGYHLIIVEERTEIDSLEDMMNSPSYNDFVAGYQNDTYSRWIENYIDQNDFDYEILDSELLFYKDYTDAIATEEAANEFFVEMAAKIFGEESLAEESPLDYAVFIELSEMLGYTDSPNYETAIRRLFEIGEKRGMVVQMMYEIDSDDPEVAATHYSSLLEELENTFMNQDLLQQQLSNYGQSFVDYVFSTIEEIEIGLESMVDREISSELKANILYILIRNNSLSLDLDYSPDWIEEKLNKRLSYFEKLMVIEPSEEAQAEIDSIVSELEQLVSERETQNATD; from the coding sequence TTGAAGAAGTTTATACTAGTTTTCCTGGTGGCTGTTCTCTCGATAGCCCTACTCGGAGCTGAGTACGCCGTTAGGATTACGAAGGCTGGAGAACCAGTTTCGGAAGAGTTCTGGATAACAAAGGAAGATATTCAACAAGCATTCGAAGCAACGATTGCAAATGCAGCAAGTCAGGGAATAGCGCTTGATCCATACTTTGACAGCTACTATGTTCCTAGTGAAATCGGCTTGAAAACGATGATAATACCATACATAGTTGATGAGAAGCTTATTGATTACTACGCTGAAGAAAACAATTTACTTCCTTCGGACGAAGAAGTCGATGCTGAAACAGATGCGATGATGGAGACATACACATCAAATCCGGAGGTGCTACAGCAAATTGAAGCAATCTACGGCTCTCTTGAAGCCTTCAGGTTAGAGATGAGAAGTTATGTCTTTGCGACGCTGAAATCTGAGCTTGTTCAAGAATCCGTTGCACCGTTGAATGATGAAGCTCTTGCAGTCTATTTTGAGGAGTTCAAGACGGAAATTAAGACCCAGTTTGAGACAATTAGGGCAAGGCACATACTGGTAAGTGATGAAGCAACCGCAACCGATCTCATGAATCGAATTGAAGGCGGCGAGATCACTTTTGCAGAAGCCGCTTTGCAGTATTCGATTGATTCGGGAACGGCGGTTAATGGGGGAGATCTAGGATCTCTTCAGAAGGGACAAACAGTCCCCGAATTTGAAGAAGCAATCCTTTCCGCCCCGATAGGCAAACTCTACGGTCCTGTTGAAAGTGAATTCGGATATCATTTGATAATTGTCGAGGAGAGAACCGAAATTGACAGTCTTGAAGACATGATGAATTCGCCCAGTTACAACGACTTCGTTGCAGGTTACCAGAACGATACTTATAGTCGTTGGATAGAGAACTACATTGACCAAAACGATTTCGACTATGAGATTCTAGATAGTGAACTGCTTTTCTACAAGGATTATACTGATGCCATCGCAACTGAGGAAGCGGCGAACGAATTCTTTGTTGAAATGGCCGCAAAGATATTCGGTGAAGAATCTCTTGCAGAAGAATCTCCGTTGGATTATGCGGTGTTCATAGAGTTGTCTGAAATGCTTGGCTACACAGACAGTCCGAACTACGAAACTGCAATCCGAAGACTCTTCGAGATCGGAGAAAAGCGCGGAATGGTTGTTCAGATGATGTACGAGATTGATAGCGATGATCCCGAGGTTGCCGCGACTCATTACAGTTCACTGCTTGAAGAATTGGAAAATACCTTCATGAACCAGGACCTTCTTCAGCAGCAGTTAAGCAATTACGGTCAGAGTTTCGTAGATTACGTATTCAGCACAATCGAAGAAATCGAAATTGGTCTAGAAAGTATGGTCGATAGAGAAATCTCTAGTGAATTGAAGGCCAATATTCTTTACATACTCATAAGGAACAACTCTCTTTCACTCGATCTTGATTACAGCCCTGACTGGATAGAGGAAAAACTGAACAAAAGGCTAAGTTACTTCGAAAAGCTAATGGTAATCGAACCTTCTGAAGAGGCTCAAGCCGAGATAGATTCAATAGTTTCAGAGTTGGAGCAACTCGTATCAGAAAGAGAAACACAAAACGCCACTGATTGA
- a CDS encoding MFS transporter: protein MKDLGRNFWLFTTGRLVSLIGSGVQALAIPLYILDITGSGAMMGTFSIVTMLPRILFGPIAGVLGDRFNRKLIMIYMDFARGAAILAMAYLANSEALTITLLFIFQLIVSTLDISFDPATAAMLPDIIGEDNLLRGNSILGAVNSVSYIVGPALGGILYGLFGIEIVFILNGASFIASAISEIFIRYQQTTEKSKVSVKSVFLDIAEGITFLRKIKGLLMVLVFAMVSNFLLSPIFIVVFPFFARTVVGFSSQQYGFLQSGWVVGVLVGNVLLGTILVKKRQGRLFAGGLAAETIINFILAAFFFPYFTRLFGGASWLYFVSLGVPIIVMGVFNAFVNTPLQTLFHRIVPTSHRSRVFSVISILAQIATPLGSAIFGFAVDRFPVHYLVLASCIGNAILTVVFLIKGMSKLFEDKLSRNRNETTGPSIETETASEGIGA, encoded by the coding sequence ATGAAAGATTTGGGAAGAAATTTCTGGCTGTTCACAACTGGAAGATTAGTCTCGCTCATTGGAAGTGGTGTCCAGGCTTTGGCAATCCCGCTTTACATTCTCGATATTACAGGCTCCGGGGCAATGATGGGTACTTTCTCTATTGTCACTATGCTCCCCAGAATACTCTTCGGTCCGATCGCGGGAGTATTAGGTGATAGATTCAACCGCAAGCTTATCATGATATACATGGATTTTGCCAGAGGTGCCGCAATTTTGGCAATGGCATACCTTGCAAACAGTGAAGCTCTTACCATAACACTTCTCTTTATCTTTCAACTAATAGTCTCAACGCTGGATATTTCTTTCGATCCCGCAACTGCAGCTATGCTACCAGACATAATAGGAGAAGACAACCTATTGAGAGGAAATTCAATTCTTGGAGCGGTGAACTCGGTCTCTTACATTGTGGGACCGGCTCTCGGGGGAATTCTTTATGGTCTGTTTGGAATTGAGATAGTATTTATTCTTAACGGAGCATCATTCATAGCCTCAGCAATAAGCGAAATCTTCATCAGGTATCAGCAGACAACAGAAAAATCTAAAGTTTCAGTGAAAAGCGTTTTTCTCGATATCGCAGAGGGAATTACCTTTCTGAGGAAAATCAAAGGACTCCTGATGGTTCTTGTTTTTGCTATGGTCTCCAATTTTCTCTTGTCTCCGATCTTCATAGTTGTCTTCCCTTTTTTTGCACGCACAGTAGTCGGCTTTTCCAGTCAGCAGTACGGTTTTCTTCAATCTGGTTGGGTAGTTGGAGTTCTCGTTGGTAATGTATTGCTGGGAACAATTCTTGTTAAGAAAAGGCAGGGTCGCCTATTTGCAGGAGGTCTGGCCGCAGAAACAATTATAAACTTCATTCTGGCAGCTTTCTTCTTTCCGTACTTCACGAGACTTTTCGGTGGAGCTTCATGGCTGTACTTTGTGTCACTTGGTGTACCTATTATTGTAATGGGTGTCTTCAACGCCTTTGTGAACACGCCGCTTCAAACTCTTTTTCATCGTATAGTGCCTACAAGTCACAGATCAAGAGTGTTTTCAGTGATCTCAATTCTTGCGCAGATTGCTACTCCTTTGGGTTCGGCAATCTTCGGATTTGCAGTTGACAGATTTCCCGTTCACTATCTTGTTCTAGCATCGTGTATCGGAAATGCCATTCTTACCGTTGTCTTTCTCATAAAAGGTATGTCCAAGCTCTTCGAAGACAAGCTGAGCCGAAACAGGAACGAAACAACAGGTCCCTCGATTGAGACTGAGACCGCAAGTGAAGGTATAGGAGCGTGA
- a CDS encoding HD-GYP domain-containing protein — translation MRFNTKEMYLLLFRLLQKVSKIDLHSLQVAYMSKSMGMELGFSKHRMNVIGFLHDIGLLNPVQVNQVQRIHGVENASMRNWLALDSGLQENHAVIGSRIVSKIKDIAELSEVVEKHHYYSMLLDPSNEQDVMANVIHLADTVSISLISGERTVKHIDEVKQNIANSNEFLEEARDAFEKISEKKGFWWSVVDEDTLYNEFEQDLEENTLSNNDLQSLGDILMYMTDVKSKFTTFHTERIAYLSRLLARRAHLGDERSMEVFFAAKIHDLGKMATPISILEKPGKLTEEETFIMQRHIFDSFLIVGGREAIEKHRLLQWGINHHERLDGSGYPWGRSGAELDLESRIIMLADVFVALTEDRPYRKGMSVESSLDIIALKYRADCSTNMYSLS, via the coding sequence ATGCGTTTTAATACCAAAGAGATGTATCTATTACTTTTCAGACTGCTTCAAAAAGTTTCCAAGATTGATCTGCATTCACTGCAGGTTGCATATATGTCTAAGTCAATGGGCATGGAACTCGGGTTCTCCAAACACCGTATGAATGTTATCGGATTTCTTCACGATATCGGACTTCTTAATCCCGTGCAAGTAAACCAGGTTCAGAGAATACACGGAGTGGAGAATGCATCTATGAGAAACTGGTTGGCGCTTGATAGCGGACTCCAAGAGAACCATGCTGTTATCGGGTCCAGGATAGTCAGTAAGATAAAGGACATTGCTGAGCTGTCGGAAGTGGTTGAAAAACATCACTATTATTCCATGCTTCTTGATCCAAGCAATGAGCAGGATGTAATGGCAAATGTAATTCATCTAGCCGATACAGTAAGTATTTCTTTGATCTCTGGAGAGAGAACTGTGAAGCATATTGATGAAGTGAAACAAAACATAGCAAACTCTAATGAGTTTCTCGAAGAAGCAAGAGACGCATTTGAGAAGATTTCAGAGAAGAAGGGTTTCTGGTGGTCTGTTGTTGATGAGGATACGCTCTACAATGAATTCGAACAGGACCTTGAAGAGAATACCTTGAGCAATAATGATCTTCAGTCACTTGGGGATATCCTGATGTATATGACAGATGTAAAGAGCAAGTTCACTACGTTTCACACTGAAAGGATAGCTTATCTTTCCAGACTGCTTGCCAGAAGAGCCCATTTGGGTGATGAAAGGTCAATGGAAGTATTTTTTGCAGCAAAAATTCATGACCTAGGGAAGATGGCGACCCCTATTTCCATTCTGGAAAAGCCAGGCAAACTAACTGAAGAAGAGACATTCATCATGCAACGTCACATATTTGATTCGTTTCTAATAGTTGGAGGGAGAGAGGCTATTGAGAAGCACCGGCTATTGCAGTGGGGGATAAATCATCATGAGAGACTTGACGGGAGCGGATATCCCTGGGGCAGGAGTGGTGCGGAACTCGATCTGGAATCAAGAATCATCATGCTGGCGGATGTCTTCGTTGCTTTGACAGAAGACAGGCCCTACAGAAAGGGTATGTCCGTAGAATCATCTCTAGACATTATTGCACTCAAGTACAGAGCGGATTGCTCGACGAATATGTATTCGTTAAGTTGA
- a CDS encoding GNAT family N-acetyltransferase → MKRATEEDLEFVAGCGHSMNNEVAESVRRRTQWFLEKWQNGLVSLIGLLKGKHVGFLNMFPIEISPWGPIGKELYVINCLFVTWDYQKNGVGKRMMSSAIDIARSTSRKGIISFGYTDPKWYLPVSFFEKSGFREISRNGDERLMMLALSGKAEIPKQMVSKYTYEPVEGKIVVDLFFNRFCSTSDIEAYRVMRVVKEFKDNVVFNLHEIEEPGVKEEFGLPRAFFVNGKEIFWGYEAPESGIRQAIVNAINCS, encoded by the coding sequence GTGAAAAGGGCTACTGAAGAAGATTTGGAGTTCGTAGCTGGGTGTGGTCACTCAATGAATAATGAAGTAGCCGAATCTGTTCGTAGAAGAACACAGTGGTTCTTGGAAAAATGGCAGAACGGACTGGTGTCTCTAATAGGACTTCTGAAAGGGAAGCACGTTGGGTTCCTTAACATGTTTCCGATTGAGATCTCTCCCTGGGGACCGATTGGCAAAGAACTGTACGTTATTAACTGCCTGTTCGTCACGTGGGACTATCAGAAAAATGGAGTAGGAAAGAGAATGATGTCCAGCGCTATTGATATTGCCAGGAGCACTTCAAGAAAGGGGATAATCTCATTTGGATACACAGATCCGAAATGGTACCTCCCTGTCTCTTTCTTTGAGAAGTCCGGCTTTCGCGAAATCTCAAGGAACGGAGATGAGAGATTGATGATGCTTGCTCTATCCGGCAAGGCAGAGATACCGAAGCAAATGGTGAGCAAGTATACTTATGAGCCTGTTGAAGGGAAGATTGTGGTGGATCTCTTCTTCAACCGTTTCTGTTCAACCAGTGACATAGAGGCATATAGAGTTATGAGAGTTGTGAAGGAGTTCAAAGACAATGTCGTTTTCAATCTTCACGAAATCGAAGAGCCGGGAGTCAAGGAAGAGTTCGGATTACCAAGAGCGTTTTTCGTGAATGGGAAAGAGATATTCTGGGGATATGAAGCTCCCGAGAGTGGGATAAGGCAAGCGATTGTCAATGCTATCAACTGTAGTTAG
- a CDS encoding DUF427 domain-containing protein produces MKAVRYGKVIADSDQTIIMEGNHYFPPVAVNRDFLEQSDFTTICCWKGEAHYYNIVVHSERNENAPWYCREPLEKTTNIRNYVAFWRGVKVE; encoded by the coding sequence ATGAAGGCAGTTCGGTATGGAAAAGTCATTGCAGATAGCGACCAGACGATCATTATGGAAGGTAATCATTACTTTCCTCCGGTGGCCGTAAACAGAGATTTCCTTGAACAAAGCGATTTCACTACTATTTGCTGCTGGAAGGGCGAAGCTCACTATTACAACATCGTTGTTCACAGTGAAAGAAACGAAAATGCTCCATGGTACTGTCGAGAACCTCTGGAAAAGACAACAAACATCAGGAACTACGTGGCCTTCTGGCGGGGCGTCAAAGTTGAATGA
- a CDS encoding tripartite tricarboxylate transporter permease: MDAVLAVFSPDVIFPVLMAMTFGIFVGGLPGLTATMAVALIIPISYYMTPLAGLGMVLGVSFTSIFSGDIPATFLRIPGTPASGAAALDGFELAKKGKGSLALTLDLFCSAIGGLIGILLLILVAPPLANFALQFTNFEYFWLGLFGLSMSAVLSKGNMVKGLTSAVLGLAISTIGIDVTTGFPRYTFSNIELMDGLGFIPVMIGLFGISEVLKRVQQGASKLQLPPITEKVKISPLEALRIIWQNKWTLIKSAFVGTFVGALPGAGADIASWVAYGVEKKTSRNSEDFGKGNIKGVIAPTSANNAALGGTWIPALVFGVPGDTITAIVLGAMLMYGLKPGPLIFIESPDLVNGVFSIAILANILLIPIGYLGIKAFAFVLKMKTSVVLTAVVLFSMIGSFAIRNSYFDIYVMLIFGFIGFMFERLSVPLAPMILGLILGPMVEDNLRVGLIKTGGSMDQFFTRPISLVLFILIVLVFLGGPALGLLKKAFSKSKKEE, translated from the coding sequence ATGGACGCAGTATTAGCAGTCTTCAGCCCTGACGTTATCTTCCCTGTCCTCATGGCAATGACGTTTGGGATTTTCGTAGGTGGTCTACCTGGACTTACTGCAACAATGGCCGTGGCTTTGATAATACCGATTAGTTACTACATGACCCCTCTCGCCGGTCTTGGAATGGTCCTCGGAGTTTCATTTACTTCGATTTTTTCGGGTGACATTCCCGCGACATTTCTGAGAATCCCGGGAACTCCCGCTTCTGGAGCTGCCGCTCTCGATGGATTTGAGCTGGCTAAGAAGGGTAAAGGATCACTGGCACTCACCCTGGATCTCTTTTGCTCGGCAATTGGAGGGTTGATAGGGATACTGCTATTGATTTTGGTTGCGCCGCCTCTAGCGAACTTCGCTCTTCAATTCACTAACTTTGAATACTTCTGGCTCGGCCTTTTCGGCCTCAGCATGAGCGCAGTTCTCAGCAAAGGAAATATGGTGAAAGGGCTTACTTCTGCAGTACTTGGTCTGGCGATTTCCACTATTGGAATAGATGTTACAACAGGCTTTCCAAGATATACATTCAGCAATATTGAGCTAATGGATGGTCTCGGCTTTATCCCGGTTATGATAGGCTTATTCGGAATCTCCGAGGTGCTGAAACGCGTTCAGCAGGGCGCCTCTAAGCTCCAACTGCCTCCTATCACCGAGAAAGTGAAGATTTCTCCACTCGAAGCTCTTCGAATAATCTGGCAGAACAAGTGGACGCTCATTAAGTCTGCATTTGTCGGCACTTTTGTGGGAGCGCTTCCCGGAGCTGGAGCAGATATTGCATCGTGGGTTGCCTACGGCGTTGAGAAGAAGACTTCTAGAAACAGTGAAGACTTTGGTAAGGGAAATATCAAGGGAGTAATTGCGCCTACAAGCGCAAACAATGCAGCCCTTGGTGGGACATGGATTCCCGCTCTAGTTTTCGGCGTTCCAGGAGATACCATAACAGCAATAGTCCTCGGAGCGATGCTCATGTACGGTCTTAAACCCGGTCCATTGATATTCATAGAATCGCCCGATTTGGTAAACGGAGTCTTCAGTATTGCAATCCTGGCAAATATCTTGCTTATACCAATTGGGTATCTCGGAATCAAAGCGTTCGCCTTCGTTCTGAAGATGAAGACAAGCGTAGTTTTGACTGCAGTCGTGTTATTTTCTATGATCGGGTCTTTCGCAATCAGGAACAGTTATTTCGATATCTACGTTATGTTGATATTTGGATTCATTGGATTTATGTTTGAAAGACTATCAGTCCCGTTGGCTCCTATGATACTAGGCTTGATTCTAGGCCCTATGGTAGAGGACAACCTGAGAGTTGGACTTATTAAAACAGGAGGAAGCATGGACCAGTTTTTCACAAGGCCGATCTCACTTGTTCTTTTCATTCTAATAGTTCTGGTCTTCCTTGGTGGTCCTGCTCTTGGCCTTTTAAAGAAAGCCTTTTCGAAAAGCAAGAAGGAAGAATGA
- a CDS encoding tripartite tricarboxylate transporter TctB family protein, which yields MNVKNILFGVFLILLATLIFYFGWSFPAYKIRGETLPGPKFFPFTLAVILIIFGLYFIIKSAVMIKMKKLPKDSAIAFEEKFTFEGIKNIVAVIAAIVFFVPIIEFLGFILGTIIVSSILMIVLNVKVLRSIIYSTILAVMIFLIFGTLFRIPLPEGIIMNIVRG from the coding sequence ATGAATGTCAAGAATATTCTATTCGGGGTGTTTCTTATTTTGCTTGCAACACTGATATTTTACTTCGGCTGGTCCTTTCCAGCATACAAGATAAGAGGAGAGACTCTTCCCGGTCCGAAGTTTTTTCCTTTTACTCTCGCTGTGATTTTAATAATCTTTGGCCTGTATTTTATCATTAAGAGCGCTGTTATGATAAAGATGAAGAAGCTGCCAAAGGATTCAGCAATTGCTTTTGAGGAAAAATTCACTTTTGAGGGAATTAAGAATATTGTTGCCGTAATTGCAGCGATTGTTTTCTTTGTGCCAATTATCGAGTTTTTGGGCTTCATTCTTGGGACAATAATTGTATCATCGATTTTGATGATCGTTCTGAATGTGAAAGTGCTTCGTTCAATCATATATTCAACTATTCTAGCAGTTATGATTTTCCTGATATTTGGGACATTGTTTAGGATACCTCTTCCCGAAGGAATAATCATGAACATTGTCAGGGGGTGA
- a CDS encoding tripartite tricarboxylate transporter substrate binding protein, with product MKKFLVFLVIALMASSVLFGVDYPRKPVSVVCPWGAGGGTDRVARYVADELSKALGQPFTVVNRTGGGGAVGHSAGVYAAPDGYTITLVTLEIANMHWLGLTTITYKDFDYIAQFNEDAAGVIVAADAPWNDIHELLADIKANPNEFFFSGSSAASIWDLARIGMFNEAGVPIDSVTWVPTTGAAASIIELLGGHVDVITCSIAEAASQLESGQLKALAVMSDERLGKFPDVQTLKEQGINWSAGTWRGISVPVGTPDEVKAILETEVLKIANSDAFAEFMATNGFGIKIRNGEEFYQFAEQQDSAWKEVLELGGFIE from the coding sequence GTGAAGAAGTTTCTAGTTTTTCTAGTAATCGCTCTGATGGCCTCATCGGTTCTATTCGGTGTAGACTATCCAAGAAAGCCTGTATCAGTAGTCTGCCCCTGGGGCGCAGGTGGCGGAACTGATCGCGTTGCGAGATACGTTGCAGACGAGTTAAGTAAGGCTCTTGGTCAGCCATTCACAGTTGTTAACAGAACCGGTGGCGGCGGAGCAGTCGGACACAGTGCCGGAGTATATGCAGCACCAGACGGATACACGATCACACTCGTGACTCTCGAAATCGCCAATATGCATTGGCTTGGCCTTACCACGATAACTTACAAAGACTTCGATTACATTGCGCAGTTCAATGAAGACGCGGCAGGTGTTATCGTTGCGGCAGACGCTCCTTGGAACGATATCCACGAACTTCTCGCCGATATTAAGGCCAATCCGAATGAGTTCTTCTTCTCCGGCTCAAGTGCCGCTTCTATATGGGACCTAGCCAGAATCGGTATGTTTAACGAAGCGGGCGTTCCCATTGATTCTGTCACGTGGGTTCCTACAACTGGGGCAGCAGCGTCAATAATTGAACTGCTCGGTGGACACGTTGACGTAATTACATGTTCGATAGCAGAAGCGGCTTCTCAACTTGAAAGTGGTCAGTTGAAGGCTCTAGCAGTAATGTCGGATGAAAGGCTGGGTAAGTTCCCCGATGTTCAAACTCTCAAGGAACAGGGAATAAACTGGTCTGCAGGAACCTGGAGAGGGATTTCAGTTCCTGTAGGTACTCCCGATGAAGTGAAGGCAATACTGGAAACCGAAGTCTTGAAGATCGCAAATTCAGATGCATTTGCAGAGTTCATGGCAACAAACGGTTTTGGGATAAAGATACGAAACGGCGAGGAGTTCTACCAATTCGCGGAGCAGCAGGACAGCGCATGGAAAGAAGTCCTCGAACTCGGAGGATTCATCGAATAA
- a CDS encoding sugar kinase, producing MKPEVLCFGEPLAAFYSKDRRSLSKAGEFEMTWGGDTSNVALGISKLDHTSGYITKVGDDAFGEGFLNLWKSNGVDTTNVIIDSDRLTGMYFASFTGEKHEFIYRRKDAAASTYSVNDAREVDFEGVRILHLSGVSQAISRQCLEASFVLMNRARENGVVISFDLNFRSKLWSSYLAKSVYMSVISEYADIVSLNDDEQEVLRIKGNPEDAANSILELGPKIVALRCGVKGAVIATRKKSVKGRAKKVEVADTVGAGDTFTASLLCCYLEDRDVEDSLQFALSAAALTCTKTGSTEGQPSKEQVNDFLGGNPVTQ from the coding sequence GTGAAACCAGAAGTCCTGTGTTTTGGTGAACCTCTTGCAGCGTTCTACAGCAAAGATAGACGGAGTCTTTCAAAGGCCGGTGAGTTCGAGATGACCTGGGGAGGAGACACTTCAAATGTCGCGCTTGGCATCTCAAAACTCGATCATACATCGGGATACATAACAAAGGTTGGAGACGACGCCTTCGGAGAGGGGTTTCTTAATCTCTGGAAATCCAATGGAGTAGACACAACCAATGTTATTATTGACAGTGATAGGCTAACAGGAATGTACTTCGCGAGCTTCACGGGAGAAAAACATGAGTTCATTTACAGAAGGAAGGACGCTGCTGCTAGTACTTACAGTGTGAATGACGCAAGAGAGGTTGATTTTGAAGGAGTAAGAATTCTACACCTTAGCGGAGTTTCTCAGGCGATTAGCAGACAATGTCTCGAAGCCAGTTTTGTTCTCATGAATAGAGCAAGAGAGAATGGTGTAGTAATCTCGTTTGATTTAAATTTTCGCAGCAAACTCTGGTCGAGCTATCTTGCCAAATCTGTATATATGAGTGTTATTTCAGAGTATGCCGATATCGTTTCTCTAAACGATGACGAGCAAGAGGTACTGAGGATAAAGGGCAATCCAGAGGATGCAGCCAATTCCATTCTAGAACTCGGCCCAAAAATTGTCGCCCTCAGGTGTGGAGTAAAGGGAGCGGTCATAGCTACTAGAAAGAAGAGCGTGAAAGGCAGAGCAAAGAAGGTTGAAGTTGCCGACACTGTTGGGGCTGGAGACACATTCACTGCGTCTCTGTTGTGCTGTTATTTGGAAGACAGAGATGTAGAAGATTCTCTTCAGTTTGCGCTGTCTGCCGCGGCGTTGACTTGTACTAAAACTGGTTCTACAGAAGGACAACCGTCAAAAGAACAGGTTAATGATTTTCTTGGGGGAAACCCTGTTACTCAATAG
- a CDS encoding sugar kinase, with amino-acid sequence MKRALGLGEIMVQMNPTEKGALRFQSLFERHVAGSEANTIIQMQRLGIECSFLSAVGADEFGKVVIDSLRLEGVDTDGIVEDKTNPTAVYFVQRSYPVPDKTMVFYYRKGSAAANFGPDNLRDELFEGVDLFLVSGITPALSESCNDAALKSIELAKKHGAQVAFDTNIRINLLKTRENAMNTLDPFIREADILFTGAGDLTMLFGDDMERAREEIVKKAQSADIIVFKNGSDGVEALVGGKSYSMPSYKVPVIDELGAGDACDGAFLASYLQGKSIEDSLRYANVAGAITVSLKGDIEPLPDWQAIETFLNVYGAGEKRLLR; translated from the coding sequence ATGAAGAGAGCTCTCGGGCTTGGAGAAATAATGGTCCAGATGAACCCAACGGAAAAGGGGGCTCTTCGTTTTCAAAGTCTTTTTGAGAGACATGTGGCAGGTTCAGAAGCGAACACGATTATTCAGATGCAGCGATTGGGAATAGAATGTTCATTTCTAAGTGCCGTTGGAGCGGATGAGTTTGGAAAGGTGGTAATCGACTCGCTCCGACTAGAAGGAGTAGACACGGACGGTATCGTTGAAGATAAAACCAACCCAACTGCCGTGTACTTCGTCCAGAGAAGCTATCCTGTACCAGACAAAACTATGGTCTTTTACTATAGAAAAGGCTCGGCTGCTGCAAATTTTGGCCCGGATAACTTGAGAGATGAACTCTTTGAAGGCGTAGATCTCTTTCTAGTAAGTGGAATTACTCCAGCTCTTAGTGAAAGCTGTAATGACGCGGCTTTGAAAAGTATTGAGCTTGCAAAGAAACATGGGGCTCAGGTCGCTTTTGATACCAACATAAGAATTAATCTTCTCAAGACGCGCGAGAATGCAATGAATACATTGGATCCATTTATTCGAGAAGCAGATATTCTCTTCACCGGTGCCGGTGATTTGACAATGTTGTTCGGCGATGATATGGAAAGGGCGAGAGAAGAGATCGTAAAGAAAGCTCAGTCTGCCGATATAATTGTCTTTAAGAACGGATCAGATGGAGTTGAAGCTTTGGTAGGCGGTAAAAGCTATTCAATGCCTTCATACAAGGTTCCTGTCATCGATGAACTGGGAGCCGGCGACGCCTGCGATGGAGCCTTCCTTGCAAGTTACCTTCAAGGGAAAAGCATTGAAGATTCGCTAAGATATGCAAATGTCGCCGGGGCAATAACGGTCAGCTTGAAGGGCGATATTGAACCCTTGCCCGACTGGCAAGCAATTGAGACTTTCCTGAATGTATACGGTGCAGGCGAGAAGAGGCTACTGAGGTGA